In Oryza brachyantha chromosome 1, ObraRS2, whole genome shotgun sequence, the following are encoded in one genomic region:
- the LOC102709051 gene encoding helicase-like transcription factor CHR28 isoform X1, producing MEEEASAAAATAAEDFDGGFGAAGDNLSMPYMDFMAFLDDEDWKEQQHEVNQGCFEMPVGSTSSENAVQNNEEIFENKENWSNYMHTDPSHNQMDVMMKCNHGGESYDHSEETLSYRLPENDFSENSRDGNPENQHLPREALNHANTTEEIVPLYEDCTNGYFGQHSMHFDHTQVRVENNFEEMEPHTNTYSACDMFTEQSGLSEVKCDTGAMLGNSEQEGNHFTSMPMFSLDHSAVIPDIPYTEVNIGDVPGSMQNGNSSCLTVQGECLQGEYGEYPQPGYGYFDVADGGSLHDLPQNNQSYEMEQLQQNICESSPMQAGSPDQYCDDTSLSDCYMDDVSSIDSMSSEQNRSEEICFRSESSTDSSPVPSSRNSTTEDADKYFGTPQHLQNSIFVPVNTQNQHTFINSSDSMPPTFHKKYDIPRNGSSSILGTTSRNCFSIDCSRDSDLCIIEGSRNPATGHILPHQGLQHNFQQSMCANPNLPRFGGMRYRPHEERMTLRLALQDISQPKSEANPPDGVLTVPLLRHQKIALAWMVQKERNGSSCSGGILADDQGLGKTVSTISLILTERSPAPCSAVKQEPCEAVTLDDDDDEEDDSTEPHLKKPLLAHLADTCKPEVISTTVKSESPLGNIKVARPAAGTLVVCPTSVLRQWADELRNKVTSKANLTFLVYHGSNRTKDPNDLTKYDVVLTTYSIVSMEVPKQSSPDSDDEEKGKPDRYGAPVGSSGSKKRKASSKKNKSVSTPESKLPEKPLAKVSWFRVILDEAQSIKNYRTQVARACWGLRAKRRWCLSGTPIQNAIEDLYSYFRFLRYDPYAEYKKFCFMIKTPISRNPVTGYKKLQVVLKTVMLRRTKATMLDGKPIISLPPKTVSLKTVDFTCEERAFYNTLEAESREQFKEYAAAGTVKQNYVNILLMLLRLRQACDHPHLVRGHESTSSRMSSLEMAKKLPVERQESLLICLQSCSALCSLCTDAPEDAIVTICGHVFCNQCILEHLTGDDSVCPVSNCRVRLNSTSLFSRGTLECAQSGSTCELLSNDSDVDVLQEKQPRFDSSYASSKVRAALDILLSLPQLDFTHTSDDKSKIVHPDMINGNSSSEYIDTKTTEKAIVFSQWTRMLDLLEVHLKSSNVTYRRLDGTMSVAARDRAVKDFNTNPEVSVMIMSLKAASLGLNMVAACHVLLLDLWWNPTTEDQAVDRAHRIGQTRPVTVSRLTIKDTVEDRILALQEKKREMVASAFGEDKSGAHQTRLTVEDLNYLFMV from the exons atggaggaggaggcttcggcggcggcggcgacggcggcggaggatttcgacggcggcttcggcgccgccggggacaACCTGTCCATGCCCTACATGGACTTCATGGCGTTCCTCGATGACGAGGACTGGAAGGAACAGCAGCACGAG GTAAATCAAGGTTGTTTTGAGATGCCAGTGGGCAGCACAAGTTCTGAAAATGCAGTTCAGAACAATGAAG AAATTTTTGAGAATAAAGAAAATTGGTCAAACTACATGCATACAGATCCTTCACATAATCAGATGGATGTAATGATGAAGTGTAACCATGGTGGAGAATCTTATGATCACTCAGAGGAAACCCTTTCTTATAGATTGCCTGAGAATG atttttctgaaaattcaAGGGATGGTAACCCTGAGAATCAGCATTTACCGAGGGAGGCATTAAACCATGCTAATACCACTGAAGAAATTGTCCCTCTATATGAAGATTGTACAAATGGTTACTTTGGTCAGCATTCGATGCACTTTGACCATACACAAGTTAGAGTAGAAAACAACTTTGAGGAAATGGAACCACACACTAATACTT ATTCAGCATGCGATATGTTCACAGAGCAATCTGGTTTGAGTGAAGTTAAATGTGACACAGGTGCCATGCTTGGTAATTCTGAGCAGGAGGGTAATCATTTCACATCAATGCCTATGTTTTCTCTTGACCATAGTGCAGTTATACCTGATATTCCTTATACCGAGGTGAACATTGGTGATGTGCCTGGAAGCATGCAGAATGGGAACAGCAGTTGTTTAACTGTACAAGGAGAGTGCCTACAGGGGGAGTATGGGGAGTATCCTCAGCCAGGTTATGGATACTTTGATGTGGCTGATGGGGGATCGCTGCATGATTTGCCACAGAACAATCAGTCATATGAGATGGAACAATTGCAACAGAATATATGTGAAAGCAGTCCAATGCAAGCGGGCTCTCCAGATCAATATTGTGATGATACATCTCTGTCGGATTGTTATATGGATGATGTATCTTCGATAGATTCAATGTCCAGCGAGCAGAACCGATCAGAAGAGATCTGTTTCAGGAGTGAGTCTAGCACTGACTCTTCTCCGGTGCCCTCAAGCAGAAACTCCACCACTGAGGATGCTGATAAATACTTTGGGACACCACAACATTTGCAGAATTCCATATTTGTTCCTGTCAATACCCAAAACCAACACACATTCATAAACTCAAGTGATTCAATGCCTCCAACCTTTCATAAAAAGTATGACATTCCTAGAAACGGCAGTTCTTCTATTCTGGGTACTACATCCAGGAATTGCTTCAGTATAGATTGCAGCCGTGATTCTGATTTATGTATTATTGAGGGTAGTAGGAATCCTGCTACTGGACATATATTACCACACCAAGGATTACAACATAACTTCCAACAATCTATGTGTGCAAATCCTAATCTTCCTCGGTTTGGAGGGATGAGATACAGGCCACATGAGGAAAGAATGACTTTACGGCTTGCACTACAG GATATTTCTCAGCCGAAGTCTGAGGCTAATCCACCTGATGGGGTTTTAACAGTTCCTTTATTGAGGCATCAG aaaATAGCATTGGCATGGATGGTACAAAAGGAGAGAAATGGTTCGAGTTGCTCTGGTGGAATTCTTGCAGATGATCAG gGCCTGGGTAAAACAGTGTCGACTATATCACTGATTTTGACAGAAAGGTCACCAGCTCCATGTTCAGCTGTTAAGCAAGAGCCATGTGAAGCTGTAActcttgatgatgatgatgatgaggaggaTGACTCTACTGAGCCTCATTTGAAGAAACCATTGCTAGCACATCTAGCAGATACATGTAAACCTGAAGTGATAAGTACTACAGTTAAGTCAGAAAGTCCTCTTGGAAATATTAAGGTTGCTAGACCAGCTGCTGGGACTCTGGTTGTTTGCCCCACGAGTGTGCTACGGCAGTGGGCAGATGAACTGAGGAATAAAGTCACTAGTAAAGCTAACTTGACCTTTTTAGTGTATCATGGTAGCAACCGCACAAAGGATCCTAATGATCTTACTAAATATGATGTTGTGTTAACCACATATTCTATAGTAAGCATGGAAGTACCAAAACAATCAAGTCCTGATAGTGATGATGAAGAGAAAGGGAAGCCTGACAGATATGGTGCCCCTGTTGGCTCTTCAGGAAGCaaaaagaggaaggcttcTTCTAAGAAGAACAAAAGTGTTAGCACACCAGAGAGTAAATTGCCTGAGAAACCTCTAGCAAAGGTTTCATGGTTTAGAGTTATCCTTGACGAAGCACAAAGTATTAAGAACTATCGAACCCAGGTTGCTAGAGCATGCTGGGGTCTGCGAGCCAAACGAAGATGGTGTTTGTCAGGGACACCTATACAGAATGCCATTGAGGATCTCTATAGTTATTTCAGATTTTTGAGATATGATCCATATGCTGaatacaaaaaattttgcttCATGATAAAAACACCAATCAGCAGGAACCCAGTTACTGGGTACAAGAAGCTTCAGGTTGTTTTGAAGACAGTAATGCTGAGGCGAACAAAAG CAACGATGCTTGATGGAAAACCTATAATTTCATTACCCCCAAAGACTGTCTCTCTTAAGACAGTGGACTTCACTTGTGAGGAGCGTGCTTTTTATAACACTCTTGAAGCGGAATCACGAGAGCAGTTCAAG GAGTATGCAGCTGCTGGTACTGTCAAGcaaaattatgtaaatatcCTGCTGATGCTTTTACGGCTCAGACAGGCATGTGATCACCCTCACTTAGTTCGAGGCCATGAGTCTACTTCTAGTCGGATGTCTTCATTGGAGATGGCAAAGAAGCTACCAGTGGAAAGGCAAGAATCACTGCTGATTTGCTTGCAGTCTTGTTCTGCGTTATGTTCTCTCTGCACT GATGCACCAGAAGATGCTATTGTTACTATATGTGGTCATGTTTTTTGCAACCAATGCATACTAGAGCATCTTACTGGTGATGACAGCGTATGTCCAGTGTCCAATTGCCGAGTCCGACTAAATTCAACTTCCTTATTCTCCAGAGGCACCCTTGAGTGTGCTCAGAGTGGATCAACCTGTGAGTTGCTATCTAACGATTCCGATGTAGACGTGTTGCAAGAAAAGCAACCTAGATTTGATTCGTCTTATGCATCTTCCAAAGTAAGAGCTGCCCTGGATATTCTTCTCTCGTTGCCACAACTGGATTTCACCCATACGAGTGATGACAAAAGTAAAATTGTGCATCCTGACATGATCAATGGGAATAGTTCTTCTGAATATATTGACACCAAGACAACTGAGAAGGCCATTGTTTTCTCTCAATGGACTAGAATGCTGGATTTGCTAGAGGTTCATTTGAAATCTTCTAATGTCACTTATCGGAGACTTGATGGAACAATGTCTGTCGCAGCTCGGGATAGAGCTGTAAAAGATTTCAACACAAATCCAGAG GTTTCTGTTATGATTATGTCTCTCAAAGCTGCAAGCCTTGGTCTGAATATGGTGGCGGCCTGCCATGTGCTTTTGCTTGACCTTTGGTGGAATCCTACTACAGAAGACCAAGCTGTTGACAGGGCGCATCGTATTGGTCAAACTCGACCTGTTACGGTGTCACGGTTAACCATAAAAGATACCGTGGAAGATCGTATCCTTGCTCTCCAG GAGAAAAAGCGGGAAATGGTTGCTTCTGCATTTGGGGAAGACAAATCTGGTGCCCATCAAACTAGATTGACGGTGGAGGACTTGAATTATTTGTTCATGGTTTAG
- the LOC102709051 gene encoding helicase-like transcription factor CHR28 isoform X2, whose product MEEEASAAAATAAEDFDGGFGAAGDNLSMPYMDFMAFLDDEDWKEQQHEVNQGCFEMPVGSTSSENAVQNNEDPSHNQMDVMMKCNHGGESYDHSEETLSYRLPENDFSENSRDGNPENQHLPREALNHANTTEEIVPLYEDCTNGYFGQHSMHFDHTQVRVENNFEEMEPHTNTYSACDMFTEQSGLSEVKCDTGAMLGNSEQEGNHFTSMPMFSLDHSAVIPDIPYTEVNIGDVPGSMQNGNSSCLTVQGECLQGEYGEYPQPGYGYFDVADGGSLHDLPQNNQSYEMEQLQQNICESSPMQAGSPDQYCDDTSLSDCYMDDVSSIDSMSSEQNRSEEICFRSESSTDSSPVPSSRNSTTEDADKYFGTPQHLQNSIFVPVNTQNQHTFINSSDSMPPTFHKKYDIPRNGSSSILGTTSRNCFSIDCSRDSDLCIIEGSRNPATGHILPHQGLQHNFQQSMCANPNLPRFGGMRYRPHEERMTLRLALQDISQPKSEANPPDGVLTVPLLRHQKIALAWMVQKERNGSSCSGGILADDQGLGKTVSTISLILTERSPAPCSAVKQEPCEAVTLDDDDDEEDDSTEPHLKKPLLAHLADTCKPEVISTTVKSESPLGNIKVARPAAGTLVVCPTSVLRQWADELRNKVTSKANLTFLVYHGSNRTKDPNDLTKYDVVLTTYSIVSMEVPKQSSPDSDDEEKGKPDRYGAPVGSSGSKKRKASSKKNKSVSTPESKLPEKPLAKVSWFRVILDEAQSIKNYRTQVARACWGLRAKRRWCLSGTPIQNAIEDLYSYFRFLRYDPYAEYKKFCFMIKTPISRNPVTGYKKLQVVLKTVMLRRTKATMLDGKPIISLPPKTVSLKTVDFTCEERAFYNTLEAESREQFKEYAAAGTVKQNYVNILLMLLRLRQACDHPHLVRGHESTSSRMSSLEMAKKLPVERQESLLICLQSCSALCSLCTDAPEDAIVTICGHVFCNQCILEHLTGDDSVCPVSNCRVRLNSTSLFSRGTLECAQSGSTCELLSNDSDVDVLQEKQPRFDSSYASSKVRAALDILLSLPQLDFTHTSDDKSKIVHPDMINGNSSSEYIDTKTTEKAIVFSQWTRMLDLLEVHLKSSNVTYRRLDGTMSVAARDRAVKDFNTNPEVSVMIMSLKAASLGLNMVAACHVLLLDLWWNPTTEDQAVDRAHRIGQTRPVTVSRLTIKDTVEDRILALQEKKREMVASAFGEDKSGAHQTRLTVEDLNYLFMV is encoded by the exons atggaggaggaggcttcggcggcggcggcgacggcggcggaggatttcgacggcggcttcggcgccgccggggacaACCTGTCCATGCCCTACATGGACTTCATGGCGTTCCTCGATGACGAGGACTGGAAGGAACAGCAGCACGAG GTAAATCAAGGTTGTTTTGAGATGCCAGTGGGCAGCACAAGTTCTGAAAATGCAGTTCAGAACAATGAAG ATCCTTCACATAATCAGATGGATGTAATGATGAAGTGTAACCATGGTGGAGAATCTTATGATCACTCAGAGGAAACCCTTTCTTATAGATTGCCTGAGAATG atttttctgaaaattcaAGGGATGGTAACCCTGAGAATCAGCATTTACCGAGGGAGGCATTAAACCATGCTAATACCACTGAAGAAATTGTCCCTCTATATGAAGATTGTACAAATGGTTACTTTGGTCAGCATTCGATGCACTTTGACCATACACAAGTTAGAGTAGAAAACAACTTTGAGGAAATGGAACCACACACTAATACTT ATTCAGCATGCGATATGTTCACAGAGCAATCTGGTTTGAGTGAAGTTAAATGTGACACAGGTGCCATGCTTGGTAATTCTGAGCAGGAGGGTAATCATTTCACATCAATGCCTATGTTTTCTCTTGACCATAGTGCAGTTATACCTGATATTCCTTATACCGAGGTGAACATTGGTGATGTGCCTGGAAGCATGCAGAATGGGAACAGCAGTTGTTTAACTGTACAAGGAGAGTGCCTACAGGGGGAGTATGGGGAGTATCCTCAGCCAGGTTATGGATACTTTGATGTGGCTGATGGGGGATCGCTGCATGATTTGCCACAGAACAATCAGTCATATGAGATGGAACAATTGCAACAGAATATATGTGAAAGCAGTCCAATGCAAGCGGGCTCTCCAGATCAATATTGTGATGATACATCTCTGTCGGATTGTTATATGGATGATGTATCTTCGATAGATTCAATGTCCAGCGAGCAGAACCGATCAGAAGAGATCTGTTTCAGGAGTGAGTCTAGCACTGACTCTTCTCCGGTGCCCTCAAGCAGAAACTCCACCACTGAGGATGCTGATAAATACTTTGGGACACCACAACATTTGCAGAATTCCATATTTGTTCCTGTCAATACCCAAAACCAACACACATTCATAAACTCAAGTGATTCAATGCCTCCAACCTTTCATAAAAAGTATGACATTCCTAGAAACGGCAGTTCTTCTATTCTGGGTACTACATCCAGGAATTGCTTCAGTATAGATTGCAGCCGTGATTCTGATTTATGTATTATTGAGGGTAGTAGGAATCCTGCTACTGGACATATATTACCACACCAAGGATTACAACATAACTTCCAACAATCTATGTGTGCAAATCCTAATCTTCCTCGGTTTGGAGGGATGAGATACAGGCCACATGAGGAAAGAATGACTTTACGGCTTGCACTACAG GATATTTCTCAGCCGAAGTCTGAGGCTAATCCACCTGATGGGGTTTTAACAGTTCCTTTATTGAGGCATCAG aaaATAGCATTGGCATGGATGGTACAAAAGGAGAGAAATGGTTCGAGTTGCTCTGGTGGAATTCTTGCAGATGATCAG gGCCTGGGTAAAACAGTGTCGACTATATCACTGATTTTGACAGAAAGGTCACCAGCTCCATGTTCAGCTGTTAAGCAAGAGCCATGTGAAGCTGTAActcttgatgatgatgatgatgaggaggaTGACTCTACTGAGCCTCATTTGAAGAAACCATTGCTAGCACATCTAGCAGATACATGTAAACCTGAAGTGATAAGTACTACAGTTAAGTCAGAAAGTCCTCTTGGAAATATTAAGGTTGCTAGACCAGCTGCTGGGACTCTGGTTGTTTGCCCCACGAGTGTGCTACGGCAGTGGGCAGATGAACTGAGGAATAAAGTCACTAGTAAAGCTAACTTGACCTTTTTAGTGTATCATGGTAGCAACCGCACAAAGGATCCTAATGATCTTACTAAATATGATGTTGTGTTAACCACATATTCTATAGTAAGCATGGAAGTACCAAAACAATCAAGTCCTGATAGTGATGATGAAGAGAAAGGGAAGCCTGACAGATATGGTGCCCCTGTTGGCTCTTCAGGAAGCaaaaagaggaaggcttcTTCTAAGAAGAACAAAAGTGTTAGCACACCAGAGAGTAAATTGCCTGAGAAACCTCTAGCAAAGGTTTCATGGTTTAGAGTTATCCTTGACGAAGCACAAAGTATTAAGAACTATCGAACCCAGGTTGCTAGAGCATGCTGGGGTCTGCGAGCCAAACGAAGATGGTGTTTGTCAGGGACACCTATACAGAATGCCATTGAGGATCTCTATAGTTATTTCAGATTTTTGAGATATGATCCATATGCTGaatacaaaaaattttgcttCATGATAAAAACACCAATCAGCAGGAACCCAGTTACTGGGTACAAGAAGCTTCAGGTTGTTTTGAAGACAGTAATGCTGAGGCGAACAAAAG CAACGATGCTTGATGGAAAACCTATAATTTCATTACCCCCAAAGACTGTCTCTCTTAAGACAGTGGACTTCACTTGTGAGGAGCGTGCTTTTTATAACACTCTTGAAGCGGAATCACGAGAGCAGTTCAAG GAGTATGCAGCTGCTGGTACTGTCAAGcaaaattatgtaaatatcCTGCTGATGCTTTTACGGCTCAGACAGGCATGTGATCACCCTCACTTAGTTCGAGGCCATGAGTCTACTTCTAGTCGGATGTCTTCATTGGAGATGGCAAAGAAGCTACCAGTGGAAAGGCAAGAATCACTGCTGATTTGCTTGCAGTCTTGTTCTGCGTTATGTTCTCTCTGCACT GATGCACCAGAAGATGCTATTGTTACTATATGTGGTCATGTTTTTTGCAACCAATGCATACTAGAGCATCTTACTGGTGATGACAGCGTATGTCCAGTGTCCAATTGCCGAGTCCGACTAAATTCAACTTCCTTATTCTCCAGAGGCACCCTTGAGTGTGCTCAGAGTGGATCAACCTGTGAGTTGCTATCTAACGATTCCGATGTAGACGTGTTGCAAGAAAAGCAACCTAGATTTGATTCGTCTTATGCATCTTCCAAAGTAAGAGCTGCCCTGGATATTCTTCTCTCGTTGCCACAACTGGATTTCACCCATACGAGTGATGACAAAAGTAAAATTGTGCATCCTGACATGATCAATGGGAATAGTTCTTCTGAATATATTGACACCAAGACAACTGAGAAGGCCATTGTTTTCTCTCAATGGACTAGAATGCTGGATTTGCTAGAGGTTCATTTGAAATCTTCTAATGTCACTTATCGGAGACTTGATGGAACAATGTCTGTCGCAGCTCGGGATAGAGCTGTAAAAGATTTCAACACAAATCCAGAG GTTTCTGTTATGATTATGTCTCTCAAAGCTGCAAGCCTTGGTCTGAATATGGTGGCGGCCTGCCATGTGCTTTTGCTTGACCTTTGGTGGAATCCTACTACAGAAGACCAAGCTGTTGACAGGGCGCATCGTATTGGTCAAACTCGACCTGTTACGGTGTCACGGTTAACCATAAAAGATACCGTGGAAGATCGTATCCTTGCTCTCCAG GAGAAAAAGCGGGAAATGGTTGCTTCTGCATTTGGGGAAGACAAATCTGGTGCCCATCAAACTAGATTGACGGTGGAGGACTTGAATTATTTGTTCATGGTTTAG